In a genomic window of Streptomyces sp. NBC_01142:
- a CDS encoding glyoxalase/bleomycin resistance/extradiol dioxygenase family protein, with protein MAARTARMWAAGTTVSALLAVSLVAAGTTAGAETTRPRPQPTLTAAEEVRYGQTTLYTTNVDTLLNFYRDALGFTVLYRFPETGPAAFGTVLLGPDYYITFATYDTVRQATGIAGIGRSKVHQSEVVVLTPDVDALFARAKKARAKVLMPPKEQPWGERSAYVADPEGNFVQISTHRQ; from the coding sequence ATGGCTGCACGTACCGCCCGGATGTGGGCGGCCGGCACGACGGTGAGCGCGCTGCTCGCCGTGAGCCTGGTCGCGGCCGGCACCACCGCCGGGGCCGAGACCACCAGGCCCAGGCCCCAGCCGACGCTCACGGCGGCGGAGGAGGTCCGGTACGGCCAGACGACGCTCTACACGACCAACGTCGACACGCTGCTCAACTTCTACCGGGACGCTCTCGGATTCACCGTGCTGTACCGCTTCCCGGAGACAGGTCCCGCGGCGTTCGGCACGGTCCTGCTCGGCCCCGACTACTACATCACCTTCGCCACGTACGACACCGTGCGTCAGGCCACGGGAATTGCGGGCATCGGCCGGTCGAAGGTGCACCAGTCCGAGGTCGTGGTACTGACCCCGGACGTCGATGCTCTCTTCGCCCGCGCGAAGAAGGCCAGGGCGAAGGTCCTCATGCCGCCCAAGGAGCAGCCCTGGGGGGAGCGGTCCGCCTACGTGGCCGACCCCGAGGGCAACTTCGTCCAGATCTCCACGCACAGGCAGTAG
- a CDS encoding cytochrome P450: protein MSTQTPPRYPFAWTPPMQVPEALRNIHKTSAMEVTLPSGDVATLVTRYKDVRALFADKRLSRNIARPDCARISKDNDLFMDPNIDPDPPEHTRVRSLVTKAFTARRIEALRPYVQQVADQLLDEMEAAPQPVELNEALAFPLPIMVICKLLGVPAEDRDQFRAYVDGFLSVTKLPPEEVGQCRQNLWKYLGDLIDSKRENPGDDLVSELIRVRDDEDDSRLNEHELHFWTQGLLIAGYVTTASQIGTGTAVLLHHPEFVRAIREDFSLVPSTVEELLRTQIMGSSVGTMRYAIDDIPLSDGSVIKKGTSVLLSEEGANVDPEVFDCPMELDIRRTENHHMTFGAGLHYCVGAALARMELQVATESLLRRFPNIRLAAPAEELPRALGGFMEGFTEIPVEW, encoded by the coding sequence GTGAGCACCCAGACCCCGCCCAGGTATCCGTTCGCGTGGACCCCGCCCATGCAGGTTCCCGAGGCGCTGCGGAACATACACAAGACGTCGGCGATGGAAGTGACCCTGCCGAGCGGGGACGTCGCCACACTGGTGACCCGTTACAAGGATGTGCGGGCACTCTTCGCCGACAAGCGGCTCTCCCGCAATATCGCCCGCCCCGACTGCGCGCGGATCTCCAAGGACAACGACCTGTTCATGGATCCGAACATCGACCCGGACCCGCCGGAGCACACCCGGGTGCGTTCGCTGGTCACCAAGGCGTTCACGGCCCGCCGCATCGAGGCGCTGCGGCCCTATGTGCAGCAGGTCGCCGACCAGCTGCTGGACGAGATGGAGGCCGCCCCCCAGCCGGTCGAGCTGAACGAGGCGCTGGCCTTCCCGCTGCCGATCATGGTGATCTGCAAGCTGCTCGGCGTGCCGGCGGAGGACCGCGACCAGTTCCGTGCGTACGTCGACGGCTTCCTGTCGGTGACCAAGCTGCCGCCGGAGGAGGTCGGGCAGTGCCGGCAGAACCTGTGGAAGTACCTGGGCGACCTGATCGACTCCAAGCGCGAGAACCCGGGCGACGACCTGGTCAGCGAGCTGATCCGGGTGCGCGACGACGAGGACGACAGCCGGCTCAACGAGCATGAGCTGCACTTCTGGACGCAGGGTCTGCTGATCGCCGGCTATGTCACGACGGCGAGCCAGATCGGCACCGGCACGGCCGTGCTGCTGCACCACCCCGAGTTCGTACGCGCCATCCGGGAGGACTTCTCGCTGGTGCCGTCGACCGTCGAGGAACTGCTGCGTACCCAGATCATGGGCTCGTCGGTGGGCACGATGCGGTACGCCATCGACGACATCCCGCTCTCGGACGGCTCCGTCATCAAGAAGGGCACCAGCGTCCTGCTCTCCGAGGAGGGCGCCAACGTGGACCCGGAGGTCTTCGACTGCCCCATGGAGCTGGACATCCGCCGCACCGAGAACCACCACATGACGTTCGGCGCGGGGCTGCACTACTGCGTGGGCGCGGCGCTGGCCCGGATGGAGCTCCAGGTCGCCACGGAGTCGCTGCTGCGCCGGTTCCCGAACATCAGGCTGGCGGCGCCCGCCGAGGAACTGCCGCGTGCACTGGGCGGGTTCATGGAGGGCTTCACCGAGATCCCGGTCGAATGGTGA
- a CDS encoding MMPL family transporter, with the protein MKRLATAPGGRRAKWLFLAAWLIIAMALGPLAGKVADVEDNDANAYLPGNAEAALVNDRLEEFRTDEVIPAVIVYVRDSGITTADRAKAEADRKELAPLVPGGVIEAAAPSKDGKALLLTVPVPYSDEFSDTVNKARDVAGKDVPADLGVKVAGPAGALQDTINVFDELDGTLLLGSAIVVALLLLLIYRSPVLWLVPLISVGFAAVLSQVVTYAGGKFAGLPVDGQSSGLLTVLVFGVGTDYALLLIARYREELTRDEDRHSAMQIALRRSGPAILASAGTIVIGLLCLLLADLNSSRSLGWVGAAGVLCGFLAMVTVLPALLVILGRWVFWPFVPRFGQAQRAEHSGWARVGAAVGRRPRLSWLAATVVMGALALGAAGISFGLTQSEMYTTTPESVAGQRLVAAHYPGGSSAPADVIAKASSQKRVVEAVGRLDGVAEVQPAELSRDRGLVHVPVVFEDDPDSPAAERAIDRLRDTVHGIEGADALVGGATASELDTQRAVSRDSKLVIPVVLAVVLLVLIALLRALVAPLVLLATVVLSYFGALGASSLLFEHAFDWTGVDHSLPLLGFVFLVALGIDYNIFLMTRVREEVGLLGHVRGVQSGLASTGAVITSAGLVLAATFSILVSLPLVTMAELGVLVGLGVLLDTFLVRTVLVPALSLDIGKAMWWPGSLHRRLSGGDPPAPADSADSPADTARPQGEHIPR; encoded by the coding sequence ATGAAGCGTCTGGCGACCGCCCCGGGCGGCAGACGGGCCAAGTGGCTCTTCCTGGCCGCCTGGCTGATCATCGCGATGGCTCTGGGTCCACTGGCGGGCAAGGTCGCCGACGTCGAGGACAACGACGCCAACGCCTATCTGCCGGGCAATGCGGAAGCCGCCCTGGTCAACGACCGGCTGGAGGAGTTCCGTACCGACGAGGTCATCCCCGCGGTCATCGTCTATGTGCGCGACAGCGGCATCACGACGGCGGACCGGGCGAAGGCGGAGGCGGACCGCAAGGAGCTCGCCCCGCTCGTCCCCGGCGGGGTGATCGAGGCGGCGGCGCCGTCCAAGGACGGCAAGGCGCTGCTGCTGACCGTGCCCGTCCCGTACAGCGACGAGTTCTCCGACACCGTGAACAAGGCGCGCGATGTCGCCGGTAAGGATGTGCCGGCCGATCTGGGGGTCAAGGTCGCCGGGCCCGCCGGCGCGCTCCAGGACACCATCAACGTCTTCGACGAGCTGGACGGGACGCTGCTGCTCGGCAGCGCGATCGTCGTCGCCCTGCTGCTCCTGCTGATCTACCGCAGCCCGGTGCTGTGGCTGGTGCCGCTGATCTCGGTGGGCTTCGCCGCCGTGCTGTCCCAGGTGGTCACGTACGCGGGCGGGAAGTTCGCCGGTCTGCCGGTGGACGGCCAGAGTTCGGGCCTGCTGACCGTGCTCGTCTTCGGAGTGGGCACGGACTACGCGCTGCTGCTCATCGCCCGCTACCGCGAGGAGCTGACGCGCGACGAGGACCGGCACAGCGCCATGCAGATCGCGCTGCGCCGTTCGGGCCCCGCGATCCTCGCGTCGGCGGGGACGATCGTCATCGGGCTGCTCTGTCTGCTGCTGGCCGACCTGAACTCCTCGCGCAGTCTCGGCTGGGTGGGCGCGGCCGGTGTGCTGTGCGGCTTCCTCGCCATGGTCACCGTGCTGCCCGCCCTGCTGGTCATCCTGGGGCGCTGGGTGTTCTGGCCGTTCGTGCCGCGCTTCGGGCAGGCGCAGCGGGCCGAGCACAGTGGCTGGGCTCGCGTCGGCGCTGCCGTGGGGCGTCGCCCCCGGCTGTCCTGGCTGGCGGCCACGGTCGTCATGGGGGCGCTGGCACTGGGGGCGGCGGGCATCAGCTTCGGGCTGACCCAGTCGGAGATGTACACCACGACTCCCGAATCGGTCGCCGGTCAGCGGCTGGTGGCCGCGCACTATCCGGGCGGCTCGTCGGCGCCCGCCGATGTCATCGCGAAGGCCTCGTCCCAGAAGCGGGTCGTGGAGGCCGTCGGCCGACTCGATGGCGTGGCCGAGGTCCAGCCGGCCGAGCTCTCGCGCGACCGCGGACTCGTCCATGTCCCCGTGGTGTTCGAGGACGATCCCGACTCCCCCGCCGCGGAGCGCGCCATCGACCGGCTGCGGGACACGGTGCACGGGATCGAGGGCGCGGACGCCCTCGTGGGCGGGGCGACCGCGAGCGAGCTGGACACCCAGCGGGCCGTCTCACGGGACAGCAAACTGGTCATCCCCGTGGTGCTGGCCGTGGTACTGCTGGTGCTGATCGCCTTGCTGCGGGCGCTCGTTGCACCTCTGGTGCTGCTGGCGACCGTGGTGCTCTCCTACTTCGGAGCGCTGGGGGCGAGCAGCCTGCTCTTCGAGCATGCATTCGACTGGACCGGGGTAGATCACTCCCTGCCGCTGCTGGGTTTCGTCTTCCTGGTGGCACTGGGCATCGACTACAACATCTTCCTGATGACCCGGGTCCGCGAGGAGGTAGGTCTGCTGGGCCATGTGCGTGGAGTGCAGTCCGGTCTTGCCAGTACCGGCGCGGTGATCACCAGCGCGGGTCTGGTGCTGGCCGCCACGTTCTCGATCCTGGTCTCGCTCCCCCTGGTGACCATGGCCGAACTCGGCGTACTGGTGGGCCTCGGCGTCCTCCTGGACACTTTCCTGGTGCGCACCGTCCTGGTACCGGCCCTCTCCCTGGACATCGGCAAGGCCATGTGGTGGCCCGGCTCGCTGCACCGCCGTCTGAGCGGCGGCGACCCGCCAGCACCCGCGGACTCTGCCGACTCCCCCGCCGATACGGCACGCCCCCAGGGGGAACACATCCCCCGCTGA
- a CDS encoding nucleotide disphospho-sugar-binding domain-containing protein, translated as MRVLFTTWAWPSHLYAMVPLAWAFRAAGHDVLVASQPSLREETARTGLPGAGVGTDVDAVGMVRGYVLPTVNDAGDGGGQAPRSGKGPRAMQMFYAHADSMTDDLAALARDWRADAVVFEPTALAGPLAAAAAGIPAVRLLYGTDLMARARGLLPQVLAPLAERNGVGDFDPFGLLTVDPCPDDFQVPVEHPRLAMQYVPFNGPGGPLRPPLGPPGTTGRRVVVTWGHTMARLAPERFLAGQVAAALAGPGTEVVLAVTAGQRALLGEVAGEAAGHVRVVEDIPLHLLVDDADLVVAHGGAGTVLTSLRAGVPLLLVPQLPDHLGHSGRVLATGAGEVLTRDEATPERLRAEAEKLLTGDAHRAAANKLREQMLSLPSPAALVAEIESRVVACAA; from the coding sequence ATGCGCGTACTGTTCACGACCTGGGCCTGGCCTTCGCATCTGTATGCGATGGTGCCGTTGGCATGGGCTTTCCGGGCCGCGGGCCATGACGTGCTGGTCGCGAGCCAGCCGTCCCTGCGCGAGGAGACGGCCAGGACCGGTCTGCCCGGCGCCGGTGTCGGTACGGACGTCGACGCCGTGGGGATGGTGCGCGGCTACGTTCTCCCCACCGTGAACGACGCGGGCGACGGCGGCGGGCAGGCGCCGCGCAGCGGCAAGGGACCGCGCGCGATGCAGATGTTCTACGCCCACGCCGACTCCATGACCGACGATCTGGCGGCGCTCGCCCGCGACTGGCGTGCGGACGCCGTGGTCTTCGAACCGACCGCGCTGGCCGGTCCGTTGGCGGCCGCCGCGGCGGGCATCCCCGCCGTACGTCTGCTGTACGGCACCGATCTGATGGCGCGGGCCCGCGGCCTGCTGCCGCAGGTGCTCGCGCCGCTGGCCGAGCGCAACGGAGTCGGCGACTTCGATCCGTTCGGCCTGCTCACCGTCGACCCGTGCCCGGACGACTTCCAGGTGCCGGTCGAGCATCCGCGCCTCGCCATGCAGTACGTCCCCTTCAACGGCCCCGGCGGGCCGCTTCGTCCCCCGCTCGGCCCGCCGGGGACCACCGGGCGCCGCGTGGTGGTGACCTGGGGCCACACGATGGCGCGACTGGCTCCGGAGAGGTTCCTGGCCGGGCAGGTCGCGGCCGCGCTGGCCGGTCCGGGCACCGAGGTGGTCCTCGCGGTCACCGCCGGGCAGCGTGCGCTGCTCGGCGAGGTGGCGGGCGAGGCCGCCGGGCACGTACGCGTGGTCGAGGACATCCCGCTGCATCTGCTGGTGGACGACGCCGATCTGGTCGTCGCGCACGGTGGTGCGGGCACGGTGCTGACCTCGCTGCGGGCCGGTGTGCCGCTGCTGCTCGTACCTCAGCTGCCCGACCATCTCGGTCACTCGGGCCGGGTGCTGGCCACCGGCGCCGGCGAGGTGCTCACCCGCGACGAGGCGACGCCCGAGCGGCTGCGCGCCGAGGCGGAGAAGCTGCTCACCGGCGACGCGCACCGCGCCGCCGCGAACAAGCTGCGCGAGCAGATGCTGAGCCTGCCGTCCCCGGCCGCACTGGTCGCCGAGATCGAGTCGAGGGTGGTCGCATGTGCGGCGTAG
- a CDS encoding ferredoxin, translating into MRVTANSETCAVSSLCVYRVPGVFDQDEDGLVLVLDESPAEGLHEEIRRAARGCPTKSIRVVEEPATANVPGEAG; encoded by the coding sequence ATGCGTGTGACGGCCAACTCCGAGACCTGCGCGGTGAGCAGTCTGTGCGTCTACCGCGTGCCCGGGGTCTTCGACCAGGACGAGGACGGGCTCGTGCTCGTCCTGGACGAGTCGCCGGCCGAGGGCCTGCACGAGGAGATCCGCCGGGCGGCCCGCGGCTGCCCGACGAAGTCCATCCGAGTCGTCGAGGAACCGGCGACCGCGAACGTACCGGGAGAGGCCGGATGA
- the asnB gene encoding asparagine synthase (glutamine-hydrolyzing) produces MCGVAGWVDFERGLREEASTVRTMVGTLANRGPDDEAVWTDDRAALGHRRLAVIDVDGSPQPMVAEEDGRTLAVLVHNGEIYNFRRLRAQLESLGHRFRTAGDTEVVLRAYLEWGERCAERLEGMFAFAVWDPRAGKLVMFRDRLGIKPLYYAQTGRGLVFGSEPKALLAHPSVACVVDTEGMAELLAYIATPGHAVYRGMREVPAGHVTVVRDGSLTESRYWTLPHHEHPDDLATTVDTVRGLLGEAVAGHLVSDVPLCTLLSGGVDSSAIAAFAARSVTDGSRPKTFAVDFEGHTERFRKDFWHEDPDAPYAAEVARHVGTDHEPVVLRTADLADPVVDAAALRAQDLPRPIPDMDRSLYLLLRSVRQRSTVALMGEVADELFGGYQSFRDPTLVDTANFPWVTMGLRVAPHGMSTGLLDPGFLKKIDVPGYSAQRYAETVAEVPRVPGESGQEHTMRVVGHAHLSRWLPLLLSRDDRLSMAVGLELRVPYCDHRLVEYVYNIPWAMKTADGREKSVLRSAVADLLPASVTQRRKSPFPVTQDPHYGEVLRSRFNAVVGDPSSPVRPLLDGPACAELAREDRPIAVDGWGERRNVEMVLQLDAWLRHYRVRLEI; encoded by the coding sequence ATGTGCGGCGTAGCGGGGTGGGTCGACTTCGAGCGCGGCCTCAGGGAAGAGGCCTCCACGGTACGCACCATGGTGGGGACGCTCGCCAACCGCGGCCCGGACGACGAGGCCGTGTGGACCGATGACCGTGCCGCTCTCGGCCACCGCAGGCTCGCCGTGATCGATGTGGACGGCAGCCCGCAGCCGATGGTCGCGGAGGAGGACGGCCGCACCCTCGCGGTGCTGGTGCACAACGGCGAGATCTACAACTTCCGCCGGTTGCGGGCACAGTTGGAGTCGCTCGGCCACCGTTTCCGTACGGCCGGGGACACCGAGGTGGTGCTGCGCGCCTATCTGGAGTGGGGCGAGCGGTGCGCGGAGCGGCTCGAGGGCATGTTCGCCTTCGCCGTCTGGGACCCGCGCGCCGGCAAGCTGGTGATGTTCCGGGACCGGCTCGGCATCAAGCCGCTGTACTACGCGCAGACCGGCCGGGGTCTCGTCTTCGGCTCCGAGCCCAAGGCACTGCTCGCCCATCCGTCGGTCGCGTGCGTCGTCGACACGGAGGGCATGGCGGAGCTGCTCGCGTACATCGCCACCCCGGGCCATGCCGTCTACCGCGGGATGCGCGAAGTCCCCGCGGGCCATGTGACGGTGGTACGGGACGGTTCGCTCACCGAGTCCCGCTACTGGACGCTGCCCCACCACGAGCACCCCGACGATCTCGCGACCACGGTGGACACGGTGCGGGGCCTGCTGGGGGAGGCCGTCGCCGGCCATCTGGTCTCCGATGTCCCGCTGTGCACGCTGCTCTCGGGCGGTGTCGACTCCAGCGCGATCGCGGCGTTCGCCGCCCGGTCCGTCACGGACGGCAGCCGTCCCAAGACCTTCGCCGTGGACTTCGAGGGACACACCGAGCGGTTCCGGAAGGACTTCTGGCACGAGGACCCGGATGCCCCGTACGCCGCCGAGGTCGCCCGCCATGTCGGCACCGACCATGAGCCGGTGGTGCTGCGCACCGCCGACCTCGCCGACCCGGTGGTCGACGCGGCCGCGCTGCGCGCCCAGGATCTGCCGCGCCCGATTCCGGACATGGACCGCTCCCTGTATCTGCTGCTGCGCTCCGTACGCCAGCGCTCCACGGTCGCTCTGATGGGCGAGGTGGCCGATGAACTCTTCGGCGGCTACCAGTCGTTCCGCGATCCCACGCTGGTGGACACCGCGAACTTCCCCTGGGTCACGATGGGGCTGCGGGTCGCCCCGCACGGCATGAGCACGGGACTGCTCGACCCCGGCTTCCTCAAGAAGATCGACGTACCCGGGTATTCGGCCCAGCGGTACGCCGAGACGGTCGCGGAAGTCCCGCGGGTGCCCGGCGAGTCCGGCCAGGAGCACACCATGCGGGTGGTCGGCCATGCGCATCTGTCGCGCTGGCTGCCGCTGCTGCTCTCCCGCGACGACCGCCTCAGCATGGCCGTGGGCCTGGAGCTGCGGGTGCCGTACTGCGACCACCGGCTCGTCGAGTACGTCTACAACATCCCGTGGGCGATGAAGACGGCCGACGGCCGGGAGAAGAGCGTGCTGCGCTCCGCGGTCGCCGATCTGCTGCCCGCCTCGGTGACACAGCGCCGCAAGAGCCCCTTCCCGGTCACGCAGGACCCACACTACGGAGAGGTGCTGCGCAGCCGCTTCAACGCCGTCGTCGGCGACCCGTCAAGCCCGGTGCGTCCGCTCCTCGACGGCCCGGCCTGCGCCGAGCTCGCCAGGGAGGACCGCCCGATCGCGGTGGACGGCTGGGGCGAGCGGCGGAACGTGGAGATGGTCCTCCAACTGGACGCATGGCTGCGGCACTACCGCGTACGACTCGAGATCTGA
- a CDS encoding TenA family protein — MLQEELKELAAPVLDKVKAHPFWNGLRDGSLPGASLAHFVQQDTGHLLPAYARGLARTAAGARGDQYVALLGRSVTGTLEARDKLREAYGDIAGKLGAPALVPDAAVDPAAHAHCSFFQAASATSFAAGFGALLPMVWFNHQVSNDLLERHTPGSRYAPWIEIYHPGEGYGYAVKAFMGAADRLGEELSGAERAELVDHFAVSTRYEWAFAEAAWSRPSWPF; from the coding sequence ATGCTGCAAGAGGAGCTGAAGGAGCTCGCCGCGCCGGTCCTGGACAAGGTCAAGGCGCATCCGTTCTGGAACGGGCTGCGGGACGGGTCGCTGCCCGGTGCGTCGCTCGCCCACTTCGTCCAGCAGGACACGGGGCATCTGCTGCCCGCCTACGCCCGCGGTCTCGCCCGGACGGCCGCCGGCGCCCGCGGCGATCAGTACGTCGCGCTGCTGGGGCGGTCGGTCACCGGCACGCTGGAGGCGCGCGACAAGCTGCGCGAGGCGTACGGAGACATCGCCGGGAAGCTGGGCGCCCCGGCGCTGGTACCCGACGCGGCCGTGGATCCCGCAGCCCACGCCCACTGCTCGTTCTTCCAGGCGGCTTCGGCGACGTCCTTCGCCGCCGGGTTCGGGGCGCTGCTGCCGATGGTCTGGTTCAACCACCAGGTCTCCAACGACCTGCTGGAGCGGCACACGCCCGGCTCGCGCTATGCGCCCTGGATCGAGATCTACCACCCGGGCGAGGGCTACGGCTACGCGGTGAAGGCCTTCATGGGCGCCGCCGACCGGCTGGGCGAGGAGCTCTCCGGGGCCGAACGCGCCGAGCTCGTCGACCACTTCGCCGTCAGCACCCGCTACGAGTGGGCCTTCGCCGAGGCCGCCTGGTCCCGGCCGTCCTGGCCCTTCTGA
- a CDS encoding NAD(P)/FAD-dependent oxidoreductase has protein sequence MRGSTQILVIGGGPAGSTAAGLLAKEGFQVTLLERDQFPRYHIGESILPSCRPILELLGVWDKVESHGFQPKGGAYFFWGPEEWEVRFNSLGDDGANAWQVVRSEFDELLLRHAAELGVEVVENITVKELEFDGERPVAALWAGTKDAAHSGRIAFDYVIDASGRGGVFAARHLKNREYHEIFRNVAAWSYWKNVKPLDRGPDGAIAVLSSADGWFWNIPLHNGTTSIGLVTGRDIFNEKKNSLGGIQQVYDKAIAECPHLLPLLEGAEQVSGMKVEQDYSYTSESFGGPGYLLSGDAACFLDPLLSTGVHLATYSAMLAAASVSSVLRGEVEEKEAWEFYNTVYRHAYERLLVLVSVFYESYRGKEHHFYNAQKLTSAQREGLSIQDAFDRIVTGIADLEDAQDVYSRVHAHLNGAESGDPNPLANLNKVHEQKQAPMNPQNAVGGLYLSFRPRLHLARTEGERTT, from the coding sequence ATGCGTGGTTCCACCCAGATCCTCGTCATCGGGGGAGGGCCCGCGGGCTCCACCGCCGCCGGCCTGCTGGCCAAGGAAGGTTTCCAGGTCACGCTGTTGGAGCGCGACCAGTTCCCGCGATACCACATCGGTGAATCGATCCTCCCCTCGTGCCGGCCCATCCTTGAACTGCTCGGCGTCTGGGACAAGGTGGAGTCGCACGGCTTCCAGCCCAAGGGCGGCGCCTACTTCTTCTGGGGTCCGGAGGAGTGGGAGGTCAGGTTCAACAGCCTCGGCGACGACGGCGCCAACGCCTGGCAGGTCGTGCGCTCCGAGTTCGACGAGCTGCTGCTGCGGCACGCGGCCGAACTCGGTGTCGAGGTCGTCGAGAACATCACCGTCAAGGAACTCGAGTTCGACGGCGAACGCCCGGTGGCGGCCCTGTGGGCGGGCACCAAGGACGCTGCGCACAGCGGCCGCATCGCCTTCGACTATGTCATCGACGCCTCGGGCCGCGGCGGGGTCTTCGCCGCCCGGCACCTCAAGAACCGCGAGTACCACGAGATCTTCCGCAATGTCGCGGCCTGGTCGTACTGGAAGAACGTCAAGCCGCTGGACCGTGGGCCCGACGGCGCGATCGCCGTCCTGTCCTCGGCCGACGGCTGGTTCTGGAACATTCCGCTGCACAACGGCACGACCAGCATCGGCCTGGTCACCGGCCGGGACATCTTCAACGAGAAGAAGAACTCCCTCGGCGGCATCCAGCAGGTCTACGACAAGGCCATCGCCGAATGCCCGCACCTGCTCCCCCTCCTGGAGGGCGCCGAGCAGGTCTCCGGCATGAAGGTCGAGCAGGACTACTCGTACACCTCGGAGAGCTTCGGCGGCCCCGGCTATCTCCTCAGTGGCGACGCCGCCTGCTTCCTGGACCCGCTGCTCTCCACCGGTGTGCACCTGGCCACCTACAGCGCCATGCTCGCGGCGGCCAGTGTCTCCAGCGTGCTGCGCGGCGAGGTGGAGGAGAAGGAGGCCTGGGAGTTCTACAACACGGTCTACCGGCACGCGTACGAGCGGCTGCTGGTGCTCGTCTCCGTCTTCTACGAGAGCTACCGCGGCAAGGAGCACCACTTCTACAACGCCCAGAAGCTGACCAGCGCCCAACGTGAGGGCCTCAGCATCCAGGACGCCTTCGACCGCATCGTGACCGGCATCGCGGACCTCGAGGACGCGCAGGACGTGTACTCGCGGGTGCACGCCCACCTCAACGGTGCGGAGAGCGGCGACCCCAACCCGCTGGCCAACCTGAACAAGGTGCACGAGCAGAAGCAGGCGCCGATGAACCCGCAGAACGCGGTCGGCGGACTGTATCTCTCCTTCCGGCCCCGCCTGCACCTTGCGCGTACGGAGGGAGAGCGCACCACATGA
- a CDS encoding FAD-dependent monooxygenase produces the protein MGNEAAAGTRRAVLIGCGIAGPVLAMYLQRIGVTAVIYEGIDAPRDEVGAFLNLAPNGLAVLDTLGIRAEVEKYGTQTTSTAFLNHKGKQLGLNPAETLLIRRGLLTKGLREAAVARGIQVEFGKFFESVEHTGDGIVARFKDGSTAEGDFLVGCDGIHSKTRYTVLPDAPHPQYTGVIGTAGYTRCDQAAGPDGVMRMSFCLEGFFGYQTFPSGEIYWFENYHQAKEPERGELDRTPHEVWKPKLLAKHRQDHHPISAIIESTQSGILGYPIYDMLSIPTWHKDLVCLVGDAAHATSPHVGQGASMAMEDSIVLTKCLRDLPDPQQAFAAFQALRKERVEKIIKEGRKTGNQKAASNNFQRTVRDLVLPFFLKLGVKATHPVYSYRVDWDAPVTPASVAAATG, from the coding sequence ATGGGCAACGAAGCAGCAGCAGGGACGCGGAGGGCCGTGCTGATCGGCTGCGGCATCGCAGGCCCCGTACTGGCGATGTACCTGCAGAGGATCGGCGTCACCGCCGTGATCTACGAAGGGATCGATGCGCCCCGGGACGAGGTCGGGGCGTTCTTGAACCTGGCCCCCAACGGACTTGCCGTGCTGGACACGCTCGGCATCCGCGCGGAGGTCGAGAAGTACGGCACGCAGACCACCAGCACCGCGTTCCTCAACCACAAGGGCAAGCAGCTGGGTCTGAACCCGGCCGAGACTCTGCTGATCAGGCGCGGACTGCTCACCAAGGGGCTGCGCGAGGCGGCCGTCGCCCGGGGCATCCAGGTCGAGTTCGGCAAGTTCTTCGAGAGTGTCGAGCACACCGGCGACGGGATCGTGGCCCGCTTCAAGGACGGTTCCACCGCCGAGGGCGACTTCCTGGTGGGCTGCGACGGCATCCACTCCAAGACCCGGTACACGGTGCTGCCCGACGCGCCCCACCCCCAGTACACCGGGGTGATCGGCACCGCCGGCTACACCCGCTGCGACCAGGCGGCGGGCCCGGACGGTGTGATGCGGATGTCGTTCTGCCTGGAGGGCTTCTTCGGCTACCAGACCTTCCCGTCCGGCGAGATCTACTGGTTCGAGAACTACCACCAGGCCAAGGAGCCGGAGCGCGGCGAGCTGGACCGGACTCCGCACGAGGTGTGGAAGCCGAAGCTCCTCGCCAAGCACCGCCAGGACCACCACCCCATCTCGGCGATCATCGAATCCACCCAGAGCGGCATCCTCGGCTACCCGATCTACGACATGCTCTCCATCCCGACCTGGCACAAGGATCTGGTCTGCCTGGTCGGGGACGCGGCGCACGCCACCTCTCCGCATGTGGGCCAGGGCGCGTCGATGGCGATGGAGGACTCGATCGTCCTGACCAAGTGCCTGCGCGATCTGCCCGATCCGCAGCAGGCGTTCGCGGCTTTCCAGGCGCTCCGCAAGGAGCGGGTGGAGAAGATCATCAAGGAGGGGCGCAAGACCGGCAACCAGAAGGCGGCTTCCAACAACTTCCAGCGGACCGTACGCGACCTGGTGCTGCCGTTCTTCCTCAAGCTCGGTGTCAAGGCCACCCACCCCGTCTACTCGTACCGCGTCGACTGGGACGCGCCCGTCACCCCGGCGTCCGTCGCGGCTGCCACAGGCTGA